The Malus sylvestris chromosome 12, drMalSylv7.2, whole genome shotgun sequence genome contains a region encoding:
- the LOC126593111 gene encoding uncharacterized protein LOC126593111 has translation MGGMSMNVAKLGGARSESAYHTHKVFLLSNYILLGAASSCIFLTLSLRLLPSVCGFFLILLHVLTIAGAISGCAAAGSRSSSKWYGAHMVSTVLTAIFQGSVAVLVFTRTGDFLGELKSYVREEDGSVILKLAGGLSVVIFCLEWVVLTLAFFLRYYASVEGSGGAGAGAGMRSSKVQQAADEDLKDWPWPFQV, from the coding sequence ATGGGTGGCATGTCGATGAATGTGGCGAAGTTGGGAGGAGCAAGGTCAGAGTCGGCATACCACACCCACAAGGTGTTCCTGCTGAGCAACTACATATTGCTGGGAGCGGCCTCCAGCTGCATCTTCCTGACGCTGTCTCTGCGGCTGCTGCCGTCGGTGTGTGGCTTCTTCTTGATCCTGCTCCACGTGCTTACAATTGCCGGGGCCATATCGGGATGCGCGGCGGCGGGGAGCAGGTCGAGCTCCAAGTGGTACGGAGCGCACATGGTGTCAACGGTGCTGACGGCGATATTCCAAGGGTCGGTGGCGGTTCTGGTGTTCACGAGGACGGGGGACTTTCTCGGGGAGCTCAAGTCGTACGTGAGGGAAGAGGATGGGAGTGTGATTCTGAAATTGGCAGGAGGGCTGAGCGTGGTGATATTCTGCTTGGAGTGGGTGGTGCTCACACTCGCCTTCTTCCTGAGGTACTATGCCTCTGTTGAGGGAAGTGGTGGTGCTGGTGCTGGTGCTGGTATGAGGAGTTCCAAGGTGCAACAAGCAGCTGACGAGGATTTGAAGGACTGGCCATGGCCTTTCCAAGTCTGA